One Mycolicibacterium rufum genomic window, CCTCCGCCTCGCCGATGAGGTCCGCCCGGAATCCCGCGATGCCGTCGACGCCTTGCACGCACTCGGCATCGAAGTCGTCATGATCACCGGGGACGCCCAAGCCGTCGCGCGCGCGGTGGGCGACGAACTCGGCATCGACCGGGTGTTCGCCGGCGTGCGCCCGGAGGACAAGGCCTCGACGGTTGCCGGGCTGCAACAGGAGGGCAAGAAGGTGGCCATGGTCGGCGACGGTGTGAACGACGCGCCCGCCCTCGCGCAGGCCGACGTCGGCATCGCCATCGGCGCCGGCACCGACGTCGCGATCGCCTCCGCGGGAGTCATCCTGGCCAGCTCCGATCCGCGCTCCGTGCTGTCGGTCATCCAGTTGTCCCGTGCGACCTACCGCAAGATGAAACAGAATCTCTGGTGGGGTGCCGGCTACAACCTCGTCTCGGTGCCGCTGGCCGCCGGTGTCCTCGCACCGATCGGGTTCGTGCTGCCGATGTCCGTCGGCGCCGTGCTGATGTCGCTGTCGACGGTCGTCGTCGCACTCAACGCACAACTGTTGCGGCGCCTCGATCTGAGCCCGCAGGCCACTACGGACACTGTTCTCGGCTGAGGCGTCGACTCCGTATCCGATCCGGCACCCGAACGTTACGTACTGCTGCTCGTACCGTGCGCCCCGCGATGTCAGTGTCAGGCCGTGGTATCTCATCAGGCAGGCAGGACCGACAGCCGGCTCGCCGCTCGGTGTGCAGCGGTGGCCTCCCTCGGCGCGGCGGTCATCCACGTCGCCGTCACCCCGGCGCACTGGAACGACTGGCTGCCCTCTGGGGTGTTCTTCGCCTCGATCGCTGCCTTCCAGCTTCTCTGGGCACTGCTGGCGTGGTGGCGTGCGAACACCCTGCTGTTGGTGGTTGGGGTGGCGGCCAACCTCGGGTCGGCCGCTCTGTGGGTGATGTCGCGCACCGCCGGAGCCCCGTTCGGTCCCTATGCCGGTGAGCCCGAGGCCGTCGAGGCGGCCGGCATCTGCGTCCTGCTGCTGCAGTGCTACGTCGTCATGGGTGCGGCGTGGGCCCTGTACCGGCGCTGCCGGGCCGACGAGGTGCCCGCCGTCGGACGGTCTCTGGTGCTGCTGGGCGCCACGACGATCATGGCGGGCGCGGTCGCCGTCGGCCTCGCGTCGGGGCTCCAGGGCCACGACCACCACCATGGCGCCGACGCCGAGGCCGGAGCCGTGCACGGCCCGACGCCAGACACTCCTGTCGGCGGCCACCACCAGGAGGAGCCTGCTGCGCCGGTAGCGGTCAGAGCGGTGCCGCCGGCCGCGCCGGCAGCGTCACCCGCGCCGGAAGCTGACGGCCACCAGCACGACCACCACGACTGACTGACGTCTCGCCCTGCTGTTCTTGAGCGAATCTTCACACAACGACTAGGGCATCCCTACCGAACCTCGGAAGGCTGGGTGGCGAAGGCATGACACCCACCGAGGAAAGGGCACGATGTGAAGAGGACGAGGACGGTCGTCACCGGGGTGGCCGCGCTGGCCGCAATGGCCACCATCGGCGCGTGTAGCAACTCGGCGACCGAGCAGTCGTCGTCATCGACGTCGACGGCATCGGCGGCGCCGGCCCAAAGTTCGTCCGCTGCACCGGCGGCCCCGCACAACCAGGCCGACATGATGTTCGCGCGCATGATGATTCCGCACCACCAGCAAGCCGTCGAGATGAGCGACATGATCCTGGCAAAGCAGGGCATCGATCCCCGGGTGGTTGACCTCGCCAACCAGATCAAGGCCGCGCAGGGTCCCGAGATCGCGCAGATGGAGGGGTGGCTGCAGCAGTGGGGGATGCAGATGAGCGGGACGCCCGGTATGCCGGGTACGAGCGGTTCCCCTGGCGCTCCGCCATCGGATCACGGCGGCATGCACGGCTCCGACACCGCTATGCCCGGAATGGACGACATGCCGGGCATGGGTGACATGGCGGGCATGGAGGGGATGATGTCGCCGGCCGACATGCAGGCCCTGCAGAACGCCCAGGGCGTCGAGGCCAGCAAGCTGTTCCTCACTCAGATGATCGAGCACCATCGGGGTGCGATCACGATGGCGCAGAACGAGATCAAGAACGGTCAGTCACCGGACGCCGTTGCTCTCGCCAAGTCGATTGCGACGAGTCAGCAGAAGGAGATCGACACCATGAACCAGATCCTGAGCTCCCTGTAGGACGCTCGAGGGGCAGGGCTGCAGCGCGCCGGTCATGCACTGACGTCAGCGCCGGCGCGCTGACCGCTGTCCCGCGTGGCGGGGGCGACGACCGGGAACGCCGCGGTGAAGGTGCTGCCGTAACCGGGGCCACGACTGGTGACGCCGACGTGGCCGCCGTGGGCTTCGGTGAGCGCTTTCACGATCGCCAACCCGATGCCCGAGCCTCCCCGCCCGCGGTCCCGGGCGAAGTCCGCGCGATAGAAGCGCTCGAAGACATGCGAGAGTCGCTCGGCCGGGATGCCGTCCCCGTCATCGGTGACACTGAGCACCACCTCGTCCGCAACGTGGGAGACGCTGAGGGTGACGTGTCCTCCCGCAGGCGTGTGTCGGAGCGCGTTGTCCAACAGATTGCCGGCGACCTGGGCCAGGCGTTGGCCGTCCGCCCAGAGTCGAGTGACCTTGTCCGCCTGCACATTCAGTGCGACATTCTTGCCGGTGTAGCGGTCGGCCATCGCCGCGGCGGCCGTTCTCGCGATGCCATCGGCCTCGACCCACGTCGGCGCGATCGTTGCGTGCGCTTCCTCTGCTTGGGCGAGGGCGGCGGCATCGGCCGAGAACCGCACCAGGCGACCGGTCTGCTCGCGCAGCACCGCGATCGTCGGTGGGTCCAGCGTCTTCACGCCGTCCTCCACCGCCTCGAGGTAAGCCTCCAATACCGCCACCGGGGTGCGGATCTCGTGGGCGAGGTCACCGAAGAGCTGACGGCGCGTTGACTCCACCGACTGCAACCGTTCGGCCATCTTGTTGAAAGCGTCTGCGAGGTCATCGAATTCGTCGCCGAGTCCCGGTGAGGCCACACGCACGTCGTAGCGGCCCTCGGCGATCTCCGATGCGGCAGCCGACACCTCGGCGATGGAGCCTTGCAGTCGCCGACTCAGAAAGACGGTGACGACGAGGGCGGTGAGGGCGGCCACGGTGATCGCAACCGCGATGGACAGGGCGGTGGCGTGCTGGTAGGCCTGCTCGGCGTGGTACTGCTCGTTCGAGTCGTGGGCGACCCCGGCCTGGTGAAGGTGTTCCCGGAACAGGGGAGGCCCCACCAGCGACGCCACCACCCATGTGGTCACCCCGCCGGCGACGAGCACCAGCGTCTGCGCGAGCAGCAGGCGGCGACGCATCCCGAATCCCTTGAGTACGTTCACTGTCCCGTTCCCATCCGATAGCCCACGCCGCGCACGGTCAGGACGAAGCGGGGATCGCCGGGGTTGTCGCGCAGCTTGCGTCGAAGGTGTCCGACGTGGACGTCGACGAGGTGGTCGTTGCCCACCCAGGGTTCGCCCCACACCGCATCGATCAGTTGGCGGCGGCTCCACACGACCCCCGGCCGCGACGACAAGGCAGCCAAGATGTCGAACTCGGTGCGCGTCAACGGCACCGGCTCGTCGTCGAGCAGGACCTCGCGGCTCGCCGGGTCGATCGACAGCGGGCCGAACACCCGAGGCGGCGCTTCGAGTCCGACAGCCGCTCGGCCCGACGTGACGGGCGCCCCGACGCGAGGACGGCGCAGCATGGCCCGTATCCGGGCGACCAACTCGCGAGGGCTGAACGGTTTGGTCACATAGTCGTCGGCTCCCACCGACAGTCCCACGATGGTGTCCACCTCGGTGTCGCGTGCGGTCAGCATCACCACGTAGGCATCGGAGAACGTCCGCAGTTGCCGGCACACCTCCAGGCCGTCGATCCCGGGCAAGCCCAGGTCGAGCACCACGACGTCGGGATCGACCTGCCGGGCCGCGCTCAGGGCATCTACCCCGGTATGACACACCGTGACTTCGAAGTGTTCGCGGTGCAGGTAGCTGGCGACCACCTCGGCCAGCGGTTCCTCGTCGTCGACCACCAGGGCGCGATAACCCGGGTCAGCATCCATCACTTCATCGTGCCGTGCTGCCCCGCCGCGGTCCGATTTTGAGCGAATCTTCACAGAACCAACACCGAACGTGTGGCCGGTCGGGCGCAGCCTGAGACGGAGGATCGAAGGAGGCCGCCATGATGTTCTGGCCGGACCACGACATGAGCGGTTGGGGCTACACCGGGATGGCGGTCGGCATGGTGCTCTTCTGGGCGCTTGTCATCGTCGCGATCGTCGCCCTCATCCGCGCCGGAACGGGCGGTGCCCAGAGCCGAGCCGTGCGCGAGGCACCGCCTCACGCCGAATCGGCGGAACAGGTGCTGGCCGCCCGCTTCGCACGCGGCGACATCGACGAGGCCGAATACCGGCAACGCCTTGCGGTTCTCCGTGGCAGCGCGCCGCGCGGCTAGTGGCCTCGCAGTGTCTCCCAGTCGTTCTCGGCTTCCAGCTGCGCGATCAGACGTGAGGTCTGTTCGCGCATCAGCAGTGTGATGCCGATGCCGATGACGATCGCCGCGACGAGCGCGATCCAGGAGAACCGAGAAAGCCACCGCTCGGCGGCCATGCCCGCGTAGTAGATGACGGCGGTGGTGCCGCCTGCCCACACCACCGCACCGCTGGCGTTGGCGGCGAGAAATCTCGGGTAGCGCATCCGCATGGCGCCGGCCAGCGGGCCCGCGAAGATGCGCAGCAGCGCGATGAACCGGCCGAAGAACACCGCCCAGACGCCCCACCGTTCGAACAGGGCCTTGGCGAGTGCGACGTGCCCGGTCCCGAAGTGTTTCGGGAAGCGGTTGCCGAGCCGTTCGAACAGCGACATCCCGAATCGTCGCCCGATCGAGTATCCGATCGTGTCGCCGACGATGGCGCCGACGGCGGCCGCCGCCGCGACGGCCACCGGGCTGATGTCGAGGGTGTGGCGCGAGGACAGCAGCGCCGCGCTGACCAGAGCGATCTCGCCGGGCAGGGGGATCCCGAGGCTCTCGATCCCGATGACGGCGCCCACGACGAGGTACACAGCGATCGGCGGGATCGTCTGCAGGATGGCCTCGACGTTCATGCGGTGCTACAGCTGCCAGTCGTTGGAGCCGTCGTGCCGGGAGTACGTGCCACCACCGGAGTTCTTCACCACGATGGGGTCGCCGGCGCCGAAGTTGTCGTAGAACCACTGCGCGTTGGCCGGGCTGATGTTGATGCAGCCGTGGCTGACGTCGCGCTTGCCCTGGTCGGCGACCGACCACGGAGCGCTGTGGACGAAGTCGCCGCTGTCGTCGAAACGGACCGCCAACTCGACCGTGGTCTTGTA contains:
- a CDS encoding DUF305 domain-containing protein, which codes for MATIGACSNSATEQSSSSTSTASAAPAQSSSAAPAAPHNQADMMFARMMIPHHQQAVEMSDMILAKQGIDPRVVDLANQIKAAQGPEIAQMEGWLQQWGMQMSGTPGMPGTSGSPGAPPSDHGGMHGSDTAMPGMDDMPGMGDMAGMEGMMSPADMQALQNAQGVEASKLFLTQMIEHHRGAITMAQNEIKNGQSPDAVALAKSIATSQQKEIDTMNQILSSL
- a CDS encoding sensor histidine kinase — translated: MRRRLLLAQTLVLVAGGVTTWVVASLVGPPLFREHLHQAGVAHDSNEQYHAEQAYQHATALSIAVAITVAALTALVVTVFLSRRLQGSIAEVSAAASEIAEGRYDVRVASPGLGDEFDDLADAFNKMAERLQSVESTRRQLFGDLAHEIRTPVAVLEAYLEAVEDGVKTLDPPTIAVLREQTGRLVRFSADAAALAQAEEAHATIAPTWVEADGIARTAAAAMADRYTGKNVALNVQADKVTRLWADGQRLAQVAGNLLDNALRHTPAGGHVTLSVSHVADEVVLSVTDDGDGIPAERLSHVFERFYRADFARDRGRGGSGIGLAIVKALTEAHGGHVGVTSRGPGYGSTFTAAFPVVAPATRDSGQRAGADVSA
- a CDS encoding response regulator transcription factor, yielding MDADPGYRALVVDDEEPLAEVVASYLHREHFEVTVCHTGVDALSAARQVDPDVVVLDLGLPGIDGLEVCRQLRTFSDAYVVMLTARDTEVDTIVGLSVGADDYVTKPFSPRELVARIRAMLRRPRVGAPVTSGRAAVGLEAPPRVFGPLSIDPASREVLLDDEPVPLTRTEFDILAALSSRPGVVWSRRQLIDAVWGEPWVGNDHLVDVHVGHLRRKLRDNPGDPRFVLTVRGVGYRMGTGQ
- a CDS encoding SHOCT domain-containing protein: MMFWPDHDMSGWGYTGMAVGMVLFWALVIVAIVALIRAGTGGAQSRAVREAPPHAESAEQVLAARFARGDIDEAEYRQRLAVLRGSAPRG
- a CDS encoding DedA family protein; its protein translation is MNVEAILQTIPPIAVYLVVGAVIGIESLGIPLPGEIALVSAALLSSRHTLDISPVAVAAAAAVGAIVGDTIGYSIGRRFGMSLFERLGNRFPKHFGTGHVALAKALFERWGVWAVFFGRFIALLRIFAGPLAGAMRMRYPRFLAANASGAVVWAGGTTAVIYYAGMAAERWLSRFSWIALVAAIVIGIGITLLMREQTSRLIAQLEAENDWETLRGH